One window of Papaver somniferum cultivar HN1 chromosome 9, ASM357369v1, whole genome shotgun sequence genomic DNA carries:
- the LOC113312802 gene encoding serine hydroxymethyltransferase 3, chloroplastic-like gives MNEFDKQIVVKNLVASQRCGVCLIEETKIQYMSDWFVRQLWYDDNFDWNYIPPVGSSGGMLCIWDSIKFKKLQERLGFNNITTVFSNISNDFQWVVTNAYSPCEYNFWSDFWDDKNEARRWWNGPICIAGDMNAVRTNEERNRGDGDSRNVVFLNNFITEHALIGQPLIGGSFTWFHNHSFPLLCRLDRFLFDHLFEEAYPNALQIADPEVRSIIDSEKNRQFNSLELIASENFTSRTVMEDVGSCLTNKYSEGLHGKRYYGGNEYIDELETLCQQRALAAFHLDPKKWGVNVQPLSGSPANFEVYTALLNPHDRIMGLDLPHGGHLSHGFMTPKRRVSGTSIYFESMPYRLDESTGLIDYDMLKKTATLFRPKLIIVGASAYPRDFDYPRMIKIADSVGAFLMMDMAHISGLVAASVLADPFEYCDVVTTTTHKSLRGPRGGMIFFKKDPVLWVDMESAINNAVFPG, from the exons ATGAACGAGTTTGATAAACAAATTGTTGTCAAGAATTTGGTGGCATCTCAAAGATGTGGTGTGTGTCTAATTGAGGAGACAAAAATTCAGTACATGTCTGACTGGTTTGTTAGGCAGCTGTGGTATGATGATAATTTTGACTGGAATTATATTCCACCAGTAGGAAGTAGTGGAGGAATGTTATGCATTTGGGATAGTATCAAGTTTAAAAAATTGCAGGAAAGATTGGGATTTAACAACATTACGACTGTGTTTTCTAACATAAGTAATGATTTTCAATGGGTTGTAACTAATGCCTATAGTCCTTGTGAGTACAATTTTTGGAGTGATTTTTGGGATGATAAGAATGAAGCTAGAAGGTGGTGGAATGGTCCAATATGTATAGCTGGAGATATGAACGCAGTGAGAACTAATGAAGAGAGAAACAGAGGGGATGGAGACAGCAGGAATGTGGTGTTTCTCAATAACTTCATTACGGAGCATGCTCTGATTGGTCAACCTTTGATTGGGGGATCTTTTACTTGGTTTCACAACCATTCTTTTCCTCTCTTGTGCAGGTTAGATAGATTCTTGTTCGACCATCTTTTTGAGGAGGCATATCCAAATGCTCTTCAAATC GCAGACCCTGAAGTACGTTCAATAATTGATAGTGAGAAGAATCGTCAGTTTAACAGCTTGGAGCTCATTGCTTCAGAGAATTTTACATCTCGCACAGTGATGGAAGATGTGGGTTcttgtctcacaaacaagtattcaGAAGGGCTTCATGGTAAAAG GTACTATGGTGGCAATGAGTACATTGATGAGCTAGAGACACTTTGTCAACAAAGGGCTTTGGCTGCATTTCACTTAGACCCAAAGAAATGGGGAGTTAATGTCCAACCTCTGTCTGGTTCTCCTGCTAACTTTGAAGTTTACACTGCACTTCTCAACCCACATGACCGTATTATG GGTCTGGATCTTCCTCATGGAGGTCActtgtcacatggatttatgactcctaaaagacgggtatctgggacttcgatttattttgaatcgatgccctaccgtcttgatgaatcaacag gccttattgattatgatatgcttaagaaaactgccaccctctttcgaccaaaactcatcattgttggtgctagtgcttatcctcgtgatttcgattatcctcgaatgataaag attgcagattctgttggggcttttctcatgatggatatggctcacataagtggtctcgttgctgcatctgtacttgccgacccatttgaatactgtgatgttgtaacaaccaccactcacaag tcattacgaggtcccagaggtggcatgattttcttcaagaaagatcctgttctttgggttgatatggaatctgcgattaacaatgctgttttcccaggg